DNA sequence from the Hirundo rustica isolate bHirRus1 chromosome 25, bHirRus1.pri.v3, whole genome shotgun sequence genome:
ATGAAAAGTCTAACAGAGGAGAACCAGTGGGTTCCTTGGCTGAGAAGCTGAAATCAGGTCAGGCTGAAGTCGGTGAGTGCCTGGGGGACACGCAGCTCCCGAGGGGTAACCACACCTCTTCCAACGGCACAGCCTCGGCCTGCAGGTACCTCGTGTCCTCCAGTGCGCCAGTGTCGGACTCTGCCGGCTCCAGAGTGGAAGCAGCGAGCGCTTTtgctgcagcacacaggcagcCCTCGGAGGGGAGGCCGAAACGGGCGGCAATGTCCCAGGAAAAGGAAGCCGCAGACACGTCGCTTGAAAGTGTGAAGCTCTCGGCGCTAACAAAGCGTTCCCATCACTCCAGGAGTCAGGAAGACATTCTGCAGGTTCTCACAGGTCTTGATAAAGAAGGCACCGAGCAGTCTTCAAGTGCAGCAACAGATCATGTGAATATGGGGTTAAAAACTGACTCCAGAACTATCCAGAGTAACCAGGAAAGACTTAATTCAGATGAAGAACCAGGGAGAGGCAAAAAATCAACCACTCAGTCAGATTTTGAGACAAGAAAGAAAGTTAGTTCCAAGCAGTTCTCCAGTTCTAGGGGAGTTTTTAGAGCATCGCTTtttgaaaatgacaaaaaaactGTGAACGATGAAGACTCTACCAAGTGCATAAAGCCATCAGATGCCAACACTGGAGGACTGAAATCCAGAAGGTCCTTCAGCCCTAGAGAAGCTCTGAGATCAAAAGCCATCATTAAACCTGCAATTGTTGAGAAGGACATGAAGGCAATCATGGGAGGGACTGTTTCAGAGGCAGagtcagaaaaacagaagtctACTATTAAAATGGTAACAAATAAAATGACAAGCAGCATCACAATCTTTCCTTCTGAGCCCACAGCTGCAAGGACCACTGCAGATacagcagcaaaggaaaggcATGTTACCACCAGCAACATCAGAGTTGCTTCAAATGAGCCTTCACCATCCGTAACAAGCAATGTCCCTTCACCCCTTGAGATCTCGATTAATAGAAGTGCTCTGAAGTCATCTGAGACTGACAGAAGTGGAGAGGCAGCGCCGAGGAGTAAAGCTGAAACAGTGGTCTCCAGGAGCAGCATCATGCTAAAGACTTCAGAACTCATGGAGAGGAACAGTGAGACACCTTTGGAGACAATCAGCTGGAAGAGCCACGGCTCCTCAGATGCAGGTTCATCAGAAACAAAGCACGTCACTGTGAGAAGTTCCTGGAGAACGAGACAAGGCCTGCATTCCCTGGAGGACTCTCAAACCAAAGTGGAGAAAAGCGCAACTTTCAGTGCCACAAGCTTGTGTAGGTCCTCAGTGGACCTTTTAGAAGGGGAAGGGAATAGTTCAAAGACAGACTTCCTGGAGCAGAGTTCATCAAGGACGAGTGCCACAGCTAATTCTTGGGGTGCCCCTGAACTGGGTTCCCGAAGGACCAAAAGTAACTTGAGTGCATCTGAGCTGCTGACACGCAGGAGCTACGCGAGTGATGccgcagcagctgcagcctggcagcgcACCACGCTCCCTGTGAGtaccctgtgctcagcactctGCCAGCTCATGAGGTTCTTTCCGAGTTGTCTGTTACTTGTAGGATGCATGAGTTGAAATTCTTACAGCTTATTTCCCGAGCGCTGCCTCTCCCGGCTCCTGCTGTCTTCCTTCAGTGAATTCACAATTCACAACTTTCTCATGTGTGAATTACCAGATTTAGCCTTATGGAAATGAGATCCATCTGCTTGGGCCCTGTAATGCCACGTGAATAACGGCACAGTAGCATCAGGGAAGGCACAGTCACAGCTTAAGGAGGAGGGTGTGGAGTGCTTTTCGCAGTGACTTTGTGTGGCAGTTTAATTTTGGAGCAGCAATGAAAAAATGATGGAAATGAGCAGATTTGAGTGGGGTTGTGCCCGAGGCGGAGTTGTGGCTCTAACGGCAGCTGTAGAGATAGAGCTCTTTGTGGTAAGAGCTTCATGGTTTTCTCACAGACTCTGGTCTGGAAATGCTTCCTGGGCAGTTTGTAAATGAGGAGTATGAAGTTAACCTGAAAGACTGCAGATACTCAATTGTACTAGATACAGCAAATTGTATGCAACTTGCCCTTGTTGCATATgcccttggaaaaaaaccctttgagGGGCATCTTCAGGCTTATAATGCACCTCATATCACAGCAGCTTGTTTCTGCTGGGATTTGTGTTTCAGTTAAAGGCGTAGCTATCTTCTCTGGCAGAAGGACTGAGCTGTCCTGTGAAGGTATCGCTGTCAcctcttcccagctccactATCCAGTCTGACACTGCCTTGAGAATCTTACATGGGAAATGTGGgatctgtgctggttttgcccAAATCCATCTTCCTGTCTTCCACTGCAACCTTCCCTTTGGGTATTGCCGACATGTGCAAACGTCTCTAAGGAAGCTGCGGGAGGAATTGGCTCTTGTGTGAGTGTGGCTTTGGgagccccagggagctgctgctgggtgagtgggtgctgcagcctggggccagctccctctgctgctggcagccagccttccccagctccctagAGACCGAGGCACCTCGAGCACTCTGAGGGTTCGTGTTCCGCACAGTGAGTCTGTATTCCCCTGGTGTGATGCTTGATGGAAATTAGTGCAGATGtgctggcaggcagggagcagatgAGCAGCAGCAATGTCAGAGGAATGCGTGGTTTTCTTATGCCTCTGACATTAATatggacagagctgggctgtctgCTGCATAAAATTggcaaaaaaatctttatgaaaTAGCAGATAAATGAGGCCATGCCAGAGCTGGCCTGGTGCTTTAAGTCCCTCCTTGCTAAAGGGACTCAAGCCCAGACCTTACACTGCAAACCTGGGACTAGGACCCCCGTGCTCTTCCAGACCCTTCACATACCCTGGCTCCCAaccctttttgttttcctttgcacagGATGACAGCAAGGATTTTGTGTCGAGTTCCAGGAGGAAGCAGTATGGCTCCTCTGAGCACCTCCTCCAGGCTGACGCTGCGGGGAAGAGGACAGCCAGCAaggtggagctgcaggagcctgaAGCCAGCCCCCCTGCACCAGCAGGGCTCCAAGGAGAGGAGCAGGTACGTCAGGGGAGGTGTTACAAGGCAAGAAGCCAATACCTGAACTGACCTAACTCAGAGTTGTCCAAAAAAGTCTCAGCTCTTGTAGGAGAAATCAAGTCTGAAGTCAGCACTTGCCAGGGGTGGAGTGgctgctgtattttctgttataaACTTGTTTCAGCAAGCTTTATGGCTAAGAATGTTCTCCAAGAACTAAGTGGCACTGCAGCTATTCACCCTCTGGTACATGAATCAATCAGGGATGGAAAAAAACGTTTGGAGAGACAGAGGCAGAGTCCCTGCCTCAGCTGGCAGCTGTACTACCAGTGTTTCTCTGCTGcacccctgctgctctgccccctAAACCACCTCTGACTGGACACACAAAGGAGTGGGAAATGCCCTACATTATAGCCATTATGACTTATTGcttgaaatgtgaaaaaaaaagtgtatttcagCCTCTTCACTTCAGAGGGGGCTTCCCTCTGACAATATTGGGGCCCAGGTGGATTTCTGAGGTGTACAGTCATGCTGAAGTCTGaacaaaagaattcctttttctcctggaattCCCTCTTGCCTGTTTAGCTGTGATCctggtgggatttgggatggctGCCAAGGGGAATTGCAATCTtgtctgcagagcaggaacgctgcaggggcagcctgggctgtgggCACTCTGTGAGCTTTGTCTCTTGCAGGGCGCTGCCCGGGCTTGCCGGACGTCTCGGAGATGAGCTGCGTTCCCTTCTCAGTGACCACGGTGAAGCAAGAGGCAGGACAGTACCAAGCTCACAGGCATCACCTGTTTGTGACCTCCCCAGAGGCTTCAGCTAGCCTGAAACCAGTTTTGTAATGCGATTTGAAAGGTACAGCAGCTTTACCAGTGAATTGTTTTCCTTCATTGCTgaagaggcagctgcagagactTTGCTCAGGGGACTTCCACTTTTCATCTCTGTACCTGCAATCTTAATCTTCCCTGTAGGATAGGTCTGTCTCCATATGGAAACTCTGACTACCCAGCCTCTCTGAACAATGGTACTCCTTGCACCAGAGAGAACTTTTTATTCACTTGTGTTCACACCAGATCCCAGCGGCGTCCCTGTGATCACGTCCACCACAACTGAGAGCTTTCAGTTCACGTGGAGTTTGCATTCTCCTGCTACAGCCTTGCTGGCTGGGCTTGTGGTCACCTCAGAACCTGTGATCCCAGCACCCTTTGTCTCTAGGCAAGAGGAGAGTTCCCCAGCGGTTACTTTACAAActgagagggaaggagagcagaaaaTGTTGTGTAGGAGTTGGTTCCCTATCACTGTCAGTCTCTGCCACAAGCTCTGCATGATCTACCCATCATCACTTGAGATCCTGCACCAGGAAGTCACCACTGAGccaaaccagcacagcagcagctcctgcctgggccCAGGGTGCCATTTGTCTGAAGCTTCACATGCTaccctctgcaggcagcagctctggggcttgTGAAAGGCAGTTGAGCCCtaagggaaaaagaagcaaGTGCTTTTCCTCCCAGACAAGCAGAATGTCCTCGTTCCTTCCCAAAACAGGGTGGGGACAGCTGGATTGGACGCTCGGCCCATCTGCAGTAGCTTTGGTCTGTGCCTCAGCCCCTGGCAGCCACGCCTGGGGCCCAGCTAAGGTCAGAGAGTGCTCAGACAGAGGTGTGTGCCCGCAGGCCCCCAGTGCAGCTGGTGCCACTGTGGGGCACAGACGTCCCCACAGCTCCGGGAgctgctcaggggctgcagcagcgccTGCCCTGAGCGAGGGGATGGCACCTGGCTCTCACAGTccctccatcccatccccatcccatcccaatcccatcctaatcacatcccatcccatccccagctgctgggctggcccCACACAGCCACCACTGCCATCCCCCGTGCTGcctgtccctctgcagcaggacaggaaaaCGCTCCCGGCACAAAAGGTCCTTGATCTGTTTCAGAGGtgctgtgggaagagctgcaCCCCACTCTTGTTCCCACGTCCCAcctccagaggagcagggagcagaggcagctgcttgTGCTGCACCTGCCTGGCCTGGGAAATACACACCTCAattctgagaagaaaatgattaaaaaaaaaaaaaaaaatagagctgGTTGCAAAATATCTATGAAAACATTTATGTAAAAGGGATGCGTTTTAGCaacatgattatttttttataaagattgtttggaggaagggaaaaattatttttgaaaaaaaaaaaaagtttctttttggaattttaaagatgttttcccAAGTGTATATTTTTAACCCTTCATTTTATTCTTCTACATGTCATGACATATGTGTCAACTTGCATACCAAGACAAAAAGATAACGCTTTTAAATTAGTACTGAGTGGCAGCTCTAATAatctttaaattatattaaaataaattgtatcAAATGCTCTCTTACCATTGATAGGATAGTGCTAGTAGAATGAgatagtgggaaaaaaatttaaactcaAAACTCCAaactaaaaatgaaattctgaagctAAATTCAGACTTCTGCCCTGCCCCGTGTTTATCAGGAAGGATTGGAAATCCGTATGGATTGTGCAGTGTGGAACCACCGTGGATGGAACAGAGTGCAACGGCTGCGTCCTCCCGagcaccctgctctgctcagcgcTCCCTGGGTCAGGGGGAtttcctgggcagcagcagcagcttcccctgcctcggtgtgcccagctctgcccagcagtgcccagctcagctctgcccagcacagggttcctctgactctgccccttCCTTTCACGTGCCCCTCCAGACTacagctgctgcctcacagcCCAAACTCGCTCAGTCCCTGCCTGCTGACCCTGGGAGCGGCTGGGAGGCACCTTGGCACGCACCTGCCTCCTCAGCTGTCCCAGGGATTCCCTCTCTGcacattcccagagctgctgctgagctggcacctgtgccagtggctgtgggagaggcgctgctgggcagtgcaggaCAGCGCCCACGTACTGAGGAGGACAAGGATCGCTTTGGGCAGGACTGAACGGCCCCATCCTGCTGCAGGACACGGCTGCACGCTCCCCAGGACGTCCCTACGCATCCAGCAGCGTTCTCCTCCTGGCCTTGCTGGCGTGGATGTGCTCAGCACGGTGCTCCCAAAGAGCCTCCAAGGTTTCAGTCGTGGCGAGGaaatctctgcatccctgtgcttCACCCTGTGCCTGGCCACGAAACCCCCACCAGCTTCCCAAGGCAGTGCTCAGCCCAAGAACACAGCCCCGTGTCTGGAGTGCAAGGgaagagccagcagcagcaatagATGTTGGGTTTTCTCTGCCAGAGCAACAGGAGCGCTTTaccctgctgctcagctgccttAGCCCCAGCTGGCACCGTCTTCAGGTGCTTCTCACAGATGATGtctctcctttctccagctgCCTCAGTGATTTGTTCAATATTTTACAGCAGATACCTTGAACTCCTGCTCTAGACTCACCTTCACTGCTTGTAAATACCGGACACAGGTGTCACTTGGTAACTGCACACTGGTTGTTTTTAACACAGCTGAGATTaattctgagaaagaaaacccTACCTAGAATGGAAAGGGGCCATGCCCTCTAGTCAATGAGTGCAATAGGAGCTGATTGTATTATTAATCTTATAGCAATGACTTCAGGAAACACAATGTGTTTACTCGAATTGCACACTTTTTTTGAACAGCTGTAAAATAGAGTATATGTGTAAATATTGCCATCActgaagaagtatttgtaattTTAGCATATAAATATAACAGGCTTTTCATTAGGCTTGATGATGCACAAGGCCTTGCATCGAGCCCTCGGGTAATCCCAAAGTTGTAAATGTATTTGCTGTACAGAGGAAGTGTTGTCAGTGCTCGCTGCTCCCGAGGaacctcagctgctgctccctttttGGAGAGCCAGCGCTTTCCCCACAAGGCTGGCTCCAGTCTGAGGGCCCAGCAGCTCACTGCTCCATGGAATGGCTTCCTTCACGTCCACAgcacctctgcagcccccagagctgctgcccagctccctgcagggtgTGGGGTGAGAGCCTGGCCCCCGGTGCTGTGCACTGCAGCACGGGGCAGAGCCGCCGGCCGCTGCTTCCAGAGACACTCGGCACAAGCAAGTTCCTAGCTAGACCGAAGCAATAGTCACACTGGTGTCATCTCTGACCTCATCTCTGCCACCCTTGCACACCTTTGAAGCAATCAGGgcactgctccaggctgggctgtgcacCCCAACACGAAGCCATCGTTTGCAGCTGCCTCCCACCGTCACACCCCAGGGCCCAAAGGATTCGTCCTCCTGCCCGCCCCACGCGCGGTGCCGGCTCCTGCTTTGGGGAAGCAGCGCTCCAGGCTGCATGGAATGTATTTTTAAGagaataaatctatttttttgtatttgtgaaCATATATTTGGGTGGGGCAGCTTAGTTAGAAGACAAATAATGCAAGAAATCTTTTCATAATCACAGGTTCATCCAAGTTAAGCGGATTTTCCAGGGTTGCAGTATTGCCTTTTCCCCTACAATAAACTCTGTGTCCAATAGAGCTCTGAGCAGTGTTCCACCCTCTAAGAACTTGCCCTGTCTCAGCATGCTGAGTAGAGGAAAGCCAGCGCTTTCCTCGCCAGGCTGCCCATGGCAGCGGATACAGATGGTGCTCACCTCCTTCCAGTGGCACAGTGCTCTTAGTCTGCATGCCAAATGTAAACACACACGTATCTGCATGTCTCTCCTGACTCAAACACTGTCAGTGCTACAGTATATAACCAATAAACACTTCTCTTTTTACACGGGTGTGATGTGGTGTTTGCAGCTGAGCCCTGGTTACAGCAGTGCCACTGCCAGGGGAGGCACGGAGGCAGCAgagtgtctgtgtgtctgtctgtgtgtctgtctgtgtgtctgtctgtgtgcaggcagtgcagtgctggagctgagcaccCTGCACTTTGCTTTGTGCCGTGGCTGACAGATCTCCCACGCCCATTGCAtttcaggcagggctggtgCAGGCACAGCACTTGCACTGCACACAGCCACTCTGCACTGAGGCTCCCCGAGCTGGGCATGGCACTGCTGGGAGTGGGGGAGGAAGGGCATTACTGCAGCCTGACACGAGTCTCCACTTGCTTACAGATCTCCCACACTCTACCAGTACAGACTGTGATGGAACCAGGATCCAGTGGTCACCTCCAGGACAACGCTGGCAGCACAAGTGACAAAGTCCCCTTCATGGTTCCAGCTGTCTGCAACGTGCAGGCAGAGTTAGCACAGACAGAAGTACAATTAGCAGCTGTCACATAGCACAGACAGAACTACAATTAGCAGCTGTCACATACAAGATGAGCCCATGTGACTAACTTTAAAGTGCACCACACTTTACAGAACAAATCTTTCCCTTGTACCTGACAAAGAAcatcaccagctctgctgcaggttAAGGCACAGGGTGagagccaggcagtgccacagcttTCCAGGCACAAAGACACAACCAGAACAAAGGCATTGGACTGATGTCCCTACATCAGACAGCAGCACCAAAGCAGGGATTTCCAGGCTGGGGATGTCCTAACATTCCTCTCATCCATTGCCTGCTCTCCTGGTCCCTGGGAAGGTTAAAGGACAAGCACTGGCATTCCAGTTACCGGCCCTGGCACCATCATTTCCGTCTCCTTTGGGATGTTTAATGCACCAGAAAGGATTCAGTGGTTTTGTGTCAGAACAGCACCAGGCACTACACAGAGTTCACCCCAGGACACTGGAACACAGCTCGGAACCTTTGCTTTTGTTGGAAGTATTTAATAAAACAGTATGCTTAGCATACTCAGTGATACCACATTACTCTACAGCAGGGTGGTGCAGCAGCCAATGGACCAAACAGTTGCCCCAAATTCTTTAATGCCAGACAGGAATAGAATTGGTCAAAAATATTACTCTTCAAAacaaagtcattaaaaaaaaaaaaaacccacaaagaaatTTACATACATTCTACACTAAGCTACCATTTGTAGCAACCAGCTTCTAGAGGCCCTTGTGCAATTACCAAATTGTAAATACACAGGtagaaaaaaccccccaaacaccCTAAGAAAAACCCCTCCAGCTATTTTTGACTTCCAAGAAGCATCCGCAGAGTCCAAGCCCCCGACCGGCTTTGCAGCAAAGGATTCTGCTTACGCCGACCCTTCGAACAGCTCCAAGGTTTCGTAAAAAGCTGCCAAGCTCCCGCGAGGCCACGCCGCAGGGCTGACACGGGAACTCGGGCTCCTCTCGGCAGACGCCGCTACCGACTACGGGATCTCGGCGGCGGGCCGGGCGCCGCCGGCGTCGCGCTGCTCTCGGCCGCGCGCCGGCGCGTCCCTCACATGCCGGCGGGCTGCtggggcggcgcggcgggcgggggctgcCGCGGCAGCGTGTACATGGCCCCCAGGAACTGGTCGGCGATGCGGCCGGCCTCGCGCAGGCCGCTCAGCAGCGCGCCGTGCACCGTGGCGGGGTAGTTGCGGATGGTGTGCTCGCCCGCGAAGAACAGCCGAGGGATGGGCTGCGGGCACAGAACAGCGGCGTTTGCTCAGCACGGGGGTTGTGTTCCAGATTCTGCAGCGAGCCATGCTTTAGGAATGTTAAAGGTCCTCTGATCACAGCACGAGCTCCGTTAGCGTGAAGGCGGTGCGTGTGAGAGAGGCCGTATTGAACCGGTTTTATGCCGTGTACAAATCACCAAGAAAATAAAGCTCTGTTTGATAAGCAATGtttgcagaggcagaggagggtCACGTCCCAGCTCTAACTCTGCAACTCTACGGCCAAATTGTCAAACATGTTTAGGAAGAATACTTTCTAATCCTGGAACATGAACTCCGGCACagtaagcaaacaaaaacttcAACAATTCACTTAAATCAGCAGTTTCTCTTTAAACTGAGACCTTAACTACCCACAGAATCATAAAaagtgggagaaaaataaatgttcataaATTACATTCTGCAGGGAACCATTTTATTCATAGCTGTGTGTATTAATGACTTGTATCATTAGAACAAATAAAGCCAAAGCCACACAGCCCTTTCCTGGCTGTTGCTTCCAAACATAATTCCCTCAACGTGACCTGGAGATTGTGTTGGATCCCCATTTGGAAGAGACTTTTTGATTCCTGTTCTTCTCATTCTGGCCTTCACCCTCTTTCAAATTGCTACAACTCATTTAAATATGGTGATGGACAACAAAAATTTGGAGTATGAAACACAGGTATAATATTAAACACTGTGTTCAGACATAACCAAACTGGCTTTCTCAATAAAAACGCTCTTTTTTAAGCAAACAAGTGACACCAAACCTGTGATGACAGAATTAATGAAcggaaaaattaattattttacaggTTTTAATCGTTCATCGTAAGATGCAAGTTATCTAAACTTGTGTTTAGATACGTATGCAAATTACTCCGAAAAATCATtctgttttgaggttttttcctaaaaataatcGTGACATTTCTCACCTgtggagcacctggaatggctGGCCCTGGAGTAATCGGCTGAGCCATCAAATCGTAGTCGTTTCCAGAGGATCCAGCAGCTACGTAGGAGTACGATCCCCGGGCCCAGGGGTCAGCACGCCAGCGAGACACCACAGTCTCTTTAGGCTGAGACAAAACGGCAGCTTCAGGTGTTGGGAAAGTGCAAATTCTACAGTTTGTGACAAATACAAACAACACAAACTGCAACGAGCTAAGGGACAAAGTCCTCGGGCCGATGCCAGCTGTGGACCTCCACGTTTATATTCTATAACATACCAAGGTAAATCTTTGATGGCAATTCCTTAACTCTTCCCAATATATTACCAGGCCCTCCTGCATGCAGATCCTCAGCTGGAACTCAGACATTTACAGCTGCTGTGTGTTTCCCCTGTTTCTTCTCCCTCTCAACACGCTCCAAGTCaccctccctctgctccagccctgcactgaCCTGGGGCACGGCGCTGCTGCCAAAGATGCCTTTGAGAATGGCAAGGCACCGACCCACAATGACATCATCACTGATGTTCTCCATGatccctgctgcttctcctgctaCCAGGGCCAACAAAATCGGTGCTGTGGGggcaaggagaggaaaaaaaacccagatgaaTTCTTGAAATGGAACATTTGGATCAGACAAGCTGGACTAGATGCAGATCTGCAGTTAAGCCAGGAGGTTAGAGATTGAACAAATCCAACAAAAGTAGCCCTAAATTTTCCACCATCATGTCaatgtaaggaaaagaaaatggatttaCATGTGCCATGGTATTATTTAGAATTATCAAGAGAACTGAtgtatttaaaagtaaataaaaacatcagGAATGTTTCAATGTTTCAGTCTAATCACATTAACTGCTACCCAACTATCCATGAGAAATGgttaattgtttttaatttcagccaTCTGACTTGTGCTTCAGCATGAGATTTTACTGCATTACTGTTTCATTTCTACCTGCTCTAGCCTCATGAGAAGGAAGGCTGAGAACTTAGCACGTGAAGCTCATTTGTACAGGAGGTGATCTTTCcatcaaacccaaaccacaaccCTACTTACTGAGTGTGTAACAGAGCCATCAGCCACAACAGCCGCAGAACAGCTTTGCTACCCAAGGCTCATTACCTGTATTCCTCCAGTAAAATCTTAtcaaacattttaataattcaatAGCCTAGAAAGGCACTTCTCTTGCACAGCAATTTCTTCCAGTTAACAGAGAAGCCTGACCTGCTTATGACAATGGAAGAAAACCCCCTGGTCATCTGCAAAACAAGTAATTCATTTAATAATGCTCCTTATATACACCTTTGTTTTCAGTCTGGTCAATggtaacaaaaccagaaacctcCTGACAATCTCCTGTGGCAGCGCCAGCTACTGATAAACCAAAACTCCTCATGGCAAAGTCCTGCTGTAGCAGTGATGCAATTTAACAGCGCAGCCTGGAACCCAGCATTCGTAAACTCACACTTATCTGTGCTGCTCACACCTACCACAGGAGTGTCTGCTAtcagtgctgctctctgcttccaTCTGCTAAAAATATCCTCTTATCACACCCATATCTGAACACTAACAGCACTTTAAAAAGTGGCTTTTTTCTAGATTTCAAATTATACAAACAAGACACTGGCAAAAGCAGACAAGCACCACAGGTACCTTTGTAGAGGTtccagaagaggaaaagctCTCCTCTGCTTGCAGTAGTGCTCCCAACGTGGCCAAACAAATTGACACTTGGATCCCAGAAGACACGATCAAAACACAAGACAACCTAGAAAGAAAGAGCATCAACAGTTAGGAAGAGTGCAGgggaaaatcaaaataaagataattacGCTATTGATGTTCATCACTGGGCAGATCATGAAAAGGAAGTTTGGTGAATATATAGTGCATATACATAATATACAGAGGGGGATGCCTACAACTGCCTTCCCACAGGTTAGTGTGCTCTGAGTTTACCAATCTTCTGGTTAACAAGTTCCACCAGATCTCTTCTGCAATTTAACTTACAGTTGCTCAGACAATTTTCCTCATCAAACCCTAGCAGAAAGCTGTGGAAGAGGCATTCTTCCTCCCTCCACATTTCAGATTCCACCTGTGACAAGCCCTGGCCCGCTGCAGCTCCCCCAGTGACCACGCACCTTGTTCAGGTTGCCAAATCCCATCCTCTGCACCGCTGAGGTTTTCCACTCGGGGAGAGGGGGCACGAACTGAacagctggaggctgctgcttgAGCACTCCCAGGGGCAGAGTGCACAGCACAGCATCGCACTTGTAAATGAAGGTCTGGCTGGTCGACCGGGTGTTCACAGCTATCACCTCACAGCCTgcaaaagggagagaaaaacgGATTAATTAATCATTTCTAATCCATGAGGCGAGAGCACTGGATTAGAAATTAAAGAGATGAGCATAATCACATCAGAAAGTGTTTTGTTTATGGAGACAGCTTTATACTAACAGTACTTAACTTGCAGGCAGGTTGTTACTGGCCATTCGGCTCTATTCCAGGAAACAGAGTTAAGGTAGCATCTGAAAATGGCCTTACTGAGAGAAGTCTAAAGGTTCATCCAGGTcagtaaatattatttaaatatatccATAAATAAACACAAGTAGAGAGTAAGCTTCTCATCACGTTGCTCTCCTAGCTGAAA
Encoded proteins:
- the LUZP1 gene encoding leucine zipper protein 1; this translates as MAECTGYKETSNRHLRFKLQSLSRRLDELEEATKNLQKAEDELLDLQDKVIQAEGSNSSMLADIEALRKRVLKIEGKDEEIRKAEELCRLMKEKLEEEESLTRDLKSEIELLQRRMAELEKLEEAFSRSKNDCTQLCLSLNEEKNLTKKISTELEILRVKVKELESSEDRLDKTEQTLTAELEKLKSLALSFITERKHFNEREKQNEKIIQELTQKLEQNNKLNRADQTRNASNLLERSSNNLLDRNDMRIEDDLTSALPSKETRRKGSVDYLKHVENETRNKSENQKNKNQEDNKVKDLTQEIEKLKTQIKHFESLEEELKKVRAKNNDLEDSYLSEQNKNKLLTGQLEEIKMQIKKQKDLENGEVENEDASFSSRGKHDRPKYRGVMTDLTAAKHKPRELSPQQRRDRARNRDFSISNDSYSHSGKQVPSPNLISRKAGKASAASALSDAAATDTRRLEEKSLVSTISSGQKDGCILQNEGKRSKEQPSVLSRYPPAAQEQKSWKAPSKPVGDPGLRSKAEKPPQVLRGSCQNGADTRDEKSNRGEPVGSLAEKLKSGQAEVGECLGDTQLPRGNHTSSNGTASACRYLVSSSAPVSDSAGSRVEAASAFAAAHRQPSEGRPKRAAMSQEKEAADTSLESVKLSALTKRSHHSRSQEDILQVLTGLDKEGTEQSSSAATDHVNMGLKTDSRTIQSNQERLNSDEEPGRGKKSTTQSDFETRKKVSSKQFSSSRGVFRASLFENDKKTVNDEDSTKCIKPSDANTGGLKSRRSFSPREALRSKAIIKPAIVEKDMKAIMGGTVSEAESEKQKSTIKMVTNKMTSSITIFPSEPTAARTTADTAAKERHVTTSNIRVASNEPSPSVTSNVPSPLEISINRSALKSSETDRSGEAAPRSKAETVVSRSSIMLKTSELMERNSETPLETISWKSHGSSDAGSSETKHVTVRSSWRTRQGLHSLEDSQTKVEKSATFSATSLCRSSVDLLEGEGNSSKTDFLEQSSSRTSATANSWGAPELGSRRTKSNLSASELLTRRSYASDAAAAAAWQRTTLPDDSKDFVSSSRRKQYGSSEHLLQADAAGKRTASKVELQEPEASPPAPAGLQGEEQGAARACRTSRR